A single genomic interval of Spinacia oleracea cultivar Varoflay chromosome 6, BTI_SOV_V1, whole genome shotgun sequence harbors:
- the LOC110801319 gene encoding probable polyamine transporter At1g31830 isoform X1, with product MQGPTKTEEACTKEAIVITGGALISGGLITPSTNQNHVVVDDEKLRHTGNNNRQTSIEMGDHNGVRYSGIEEGLPSSPTTDKSRKISLLPLIFLIFYEVSGGPFGVEDSVGAAGPLLALAGFLVFPFIWSVPEALITAEMGTMFPENGGYVVWVTAALGEYWGFQQGWMKWLSGVIDNALYPVLFLDYFKSVVPLVGHGYPRTIAVLVLTAGLTFLNYRGMTIVGRAAVLLGVVSILPFIVMGLLSIPRIEPSRWLVVDLHNVNWGLYLNTLFWNLNYWDSVSTLAGEVENPKKTLPKALSYALIFVVAAYFFPLLAGTGAIPLDRSQWSDGYFAEVAKIIGGTWLCWWVQGAAAMSNMGMFVAEMSSDSFQLLGMAERGMLPELFAKRSRHGTPLIGILFSASGVILLSWLSFEEIIAAENFLYCFGMILEFIAFVVMRIKQPNTPRPHKIPFGTVGAVLICIPPTILICVVLALASVKVMIVSLIAVSIGLVMHPALKYCEKKRWMKFSVSSNLPDLETEVHDNTQSLVQ from the coding sequence AAACTTAGGCATACAGGTAACAACAATAGGCAAACTTCCATTGAAATGGGGGATCACAATGGAGTAAGATATTCTGGTATTGAAGAAGGTTTACCTTCTTCACCTACAACTGATAAATCCAGAAAAATTTCATTACTTCCCCTTATTTTCCTCATCTTCTACGAGGTTTCCGGTGGTCCGTTTGGGGTAGAAGACAGTGTTGGGGCAGCAGGACCTCTATTAGCTCTTGCCGGTTTCTTAGTTTTCCCCTTCATATGGAGTGTTCCCGAAGCTTTAATCACTGCAGAAATGGGAACAATGTTTCCAGAAAATGGAGGTTATGTAGTTTGGGTTACTGCTGCATTAGGTGAGTATTGGGGTTTCCAACAAGGTTGGATGAAATGGCTTAGTGGTGTCATTGATAACGCGTTATACCCCGTTTTGTTTCTCGATTACTTCAAATCAGTGGTTCCTTTGGTAGGTCATGGTTATCCAAGAACAATAGCAGTGTTAGTTTTAACAGCAGGTCTCACTTTCTTGAACTATAGAGGTATGACTATTGTTGGGAGAGCAGCTGTTCTTTTAGGGGTGGTTTCTATTCTTCCTTTTATAGTTATGGGATTGTTATCAATCCCGAGAATTGAGCCTTCAAGATGGTTAGTAGTTGATCTTCATAATGTAAACTGGGGTTTGTATTTAAACACTCTGTTCTGGAATCTGAACTACTGGGATTCAGTAAGTACACTTGCTGGTGAAGTAGAGAACCCAAAGAAAACACTTCCAAAGGCGTTGTCTTATGCTTTAATCTTTGTTGTTGCTGCTTATTTCTTCCCACTTTTAGCCGGTACCGGTGCGATCCCACTTGACCGTAGTCAATGGTCTGACGGCTATTTCGCTGAGGTGGCGAAAATCATCGGTGGAACGTGGCTATGTTGGTGGGTCCAGGGTGCGGCTGCAATGTCAAACATGGGAATGTTTGTTGCAGAAATGAGCAGTGATTCTTTCCAACTTTTGGGTATGGCAGAACGAGGCATGCTTCCCGAACTCTTTGCAAAGAGATCACGGCATGGAACACCACTAATCGGAATACTCTTCTCAGCTTCTGGTGTAATTTTACTATCTTGGTTGAGTTTCGAAGAGATAATTGCTGCTGAAAATTTCTTGTATTGTTTTGGAATGATCCTCGAATTCATAGCATTTGTGGTGATGCGTATCAAGCAACCGAATACACCCCGACCTCACAAAATCCCGTTCGGGACAGTTGGAGCTGTACTGATCTGTATTCCTCCGACCATTTTGATCTGCGTGGTTTTGGCTCTTGCGTCCGTTAAAGTCATGATTGTGAGCCTCATAGCTGTTTCGATTGGTCTGGTGATGCACCCTGCTCTTAAGTATTGCGAGAAGAAAAGATGGATGAAATTTTCAGTAAGTTCTAATCTTCCTGATTTAGAAACAGAAGTTCATGATAATACTCAATCCTTGGTTCAATAG
- the LOC110801319 gene encoding probable polyamine transporter At1g31830 isoform X2, which yields MKLRHTGNNNRQTSIEMGDHNGVRYSGIEEGLPSSPTTDKSRKISLLPLIFLIFYEVSGGPFGVEDSVGAAGPLLALAGFLVFPFIWSVPEALITAEMGTMFPENGGYVVWVTAALGEYWGFQQGWMKWLSGVIDNALYPVLFLDYFKSVVPLVGHGYPRTIAVLVLTAGLTFLNYRGMTIVGRAAVLLGVVSILPFIVMGLLSIPRIEPSRWLVVDLHNVNWGLYLNTLFWNLNYWDSVSTLAGEVENPKKTLPKALSYALIFVVAAYFFPLLAGTGAIPLDRSQWSDGYFAEVAKIIGGTWLCWWVQGAAAMSNMGMFVAEMSSDSFQLLGMAERGMLPELFAKRSRHGTPLIGILFSASGVILLSWLSFEEIIAAENFLYCFGMILEFIAFVVMRIKQPNTPRPHKIPFGTVGAVLICIPPTILICVVLALASVKVMIVSLIAVSIGLVMHPALKYCEKKRWMKFSVSSNLPDLETEVHDNTQSLVQ from the exons ATG AAACTTAGGCATACAGGTAACAACAATAGGCAAACTTCCATTGAAATGGGGGATCACAATGGAGTAAGATATTCTGGTATTGAAGAAGGTTTACCTTCTTCACCTACAACTGATAAATCCAGAAAAATTTCATTACTTCCCCTTATTTTCCTCATCTTCTACGAGGTTTCCGGTGGTCCGTTTGGGGTAGAAGACAGTGTTGGGGCAGCAGGACCTCTATTAGCTCTTGCCGGTTTCTTAGTTTTCCCCTTCATATGGAGTGTTCCCGAAGCTTTAATCACTGCAGAAATGGGAACAATGTTTCCAGAAAATGGAGGTTATGTAGTTTGGGTTACTGCTGCATTAGGTGAGTATTGGGGTTTCCAACAAGGTTGGATGAAATGGCTTAGTGGTGTCATTGATAACGCGTTATACCCCGTTTTGTTTCTCGATTACTTCAAATCAGTGGTTCCTTTGGTAGGTCATGGTTATCCAAGAACAATAGCAGTGTTAGTTTTAACAGCAGGTCTCACTTTCTTGAACTATAGAGGTATGACTATTGTTGGGAGAGCAGCTGTTCTTTTAGGGGTGGTTTCTATTCTTCCTTTTATAGTTATGGGATTGTTATCAATCCCGAGAATTGAGCCTTCAAGATGGTTAGTAGTTGATCTTCATAATGTAAACTGGGGTTTGTATTTAAACACTCTGTTCTGGAATCTGAACTACTGGGATTCAGTAAGTACACTTGCTGGTGAAGTAGAGAACCCAAAGAAAACACTTCCAAAGGCGTTGTCTTATGCTTTAATCTTTGTTGTTGCTGCTTATTTCTTCCCACTTTTAGCCGGTACCGGTGCGATCCCACTTGACCGTAGTCAATGGTCTGACGGCTATTTCGCTGAGGTGGCGAAAATCATCGGTGGAACGTGGCTATGTTGGTGGGTCCAGGGTGCGGCTGCAATGTCAAACATGGGAATGTTTGTTGCAGAAATGAGCAGTGATTCTTTCCAACTTTTGGGTATGGCAGAACGAGGCATGCTTCCCGAACTCTTTGCAAAGAGATCACGGCATGGAACACCACTAATCGGAATACTCTTCTCAGCTTCTGGTGTAATTTTACTATCTTGGTTGAGTTTCGAAGAGATAATTGCTGCTGAAAATTTCTTGTATTGTTTTGGAATGATCCTCGAATTCATAGCATTTGTGGTGATGCGTATCAAGCAACCGAATACACCCCGACCTCACAAAATCCCGTTCGGGACAGTTGGAGCTGTACTGATCTGTATTCCTCCGACCATTTTGATCTGCGTGGTTTTGGCTCTTGCGTCCGTTAAAGTCATGATTGTGAGCCTCATAGCTGTTTCGATTGGTCTGGTGATGCACCCTGCTCTTAAGTATTGCGAGAAGAAAAGATGGATGAAATTTTCAGTAAGTTCTAATCTTCCTGATTTAGAAACAGAAGTTCATGATAATACTCAATCCTTGGTTCAATAG
- the LOC110801319 gene encoding probable polyamine transporter At1g31830 isoform X3, whose amino-acid sequence MGDHNGVRYSGIEEGLPSSPTTDKSRKISLLPLIFLIFYEVSGGPFGVEDSVGAAGPLLALAGFLVFPFIWSVPEALITAEMGTMFPENGGYVVWVTAALGEYWGFQQGWMKWLSGVIDNALYPVLFLDYFKSVVPLVGHGYPRTIAVLVLTAGLTFLNYRGMTIVGRAAVLLGVVSILPFIVMGLLSIPRIEPSRWLVVDLHNVNWGLYLNTLFWNLNYWDSVSTLAGEVENPKKTLPKALSYALIFVVAAYFFPLLAGTGAIPLDRSQWSDGYFAEVAKIIGGTWLCWWVQGAAAMSNMGMFVAEMSSDSFQLLGMAERGMLPELFAKRSRHGTPLIGILFSASGVILLSWLSFEEIIAAENFLYCFGMILEFIAFVVMRIKQPNTPRPHKIPFGTVGAVLICIPPTILICVVLALASVKVMIVSLIAVSIGLVMHPALKYCEKKRWMKFSVSSNLPDLETEVHDNTQSLVQ is encoded by the coding sequence ATGGGGGATCACAATGGAGTAAGATATTCTGGTATTGAAGAAGGTTTACCTTCTTCACCTACAACTGATAAATCCAGAAAAATTTCATTACTTCCCCTTATTTTCCTCATCTTCTACGAGGTTTCCGGTGGTCCGTTTGGGGTAGAAGACAGTGTTGGGGCAGCAGGACCTCTATTAGCTCTTGCCGGTTTCTTAGTTTTCCCCTTCATATGGAGTGTTCCCGAAGCTTTAATCACTGCAGAAATGGGAACAATGTTTCCAGAAAATGGAGGTTATGTAGTTTGGGTTACTGCTGCATTAGGTGAGTATTGGGGTTTCCAACAAGGTTGGATGAAATGGCTTAGTGGTGTCATTGATAACGCGTTATACCCCGTTTTGTTTCTCGATTACTTCAAATCAGTGGTTCCTTTGGTAGGTCATGGTTATCCAAGAACAATAGCAGTGTTAGTTTTAACAGCAGGTCTCACTTTCTTGAACTATAGAGGTATGACTATTGTTGGGAGAGCAGCTGTTCTTTTAGGGGTGGTTTCTATTCTTCCTTTTATAGTTATGGGATTGTTATCAATCCCGAGAATTGAGCCTTCAAGATGGTTAGTAGTTGATCTTCATAATGTAAACTGGGGTTTGTATTTAAACACTCTGTTCTGGAATCTGAACTACTGGGATTCAGTAAGTACACTTGCTGGTGAAGTAGAGAACCCAAAGAAAACACTTCCAAAGGCGTTGTCTTATGCTTTAATCTTTGTTGTTGCTGCTTATTTCTTCCCACTTTTAGCCGGTACCGGTGCGATCCCACTTGACCGTAGTCAATGGTCTGACGGCTATTTCGCTGAGGTGGCGAAAATCATCGGTGGAACGTGGCTATGTTGGTGGGTCCAGGGTGCGGCTGCAATGTCAAACATGGGAATGTTTGTTGCAGAAATGAGCAGTGATTCTTTCCAACTTTTGGGTATGGCAGAACGAGGCATGCTTCCCGAACTCTTTGCAAAGAGATCACGGCATGGAACACCACTAATCGGAATACTCTTCTCAGCTTCTGGTGTAATTTTACTATCTTGGTTGAGTTTCGAAGAGATAATTGCTGCTGAAAATTTCTTGTATTGTTTTGGAATGATCCTCGAATTCATAGCATTTGTGGTGATGCGTATCAAGCAACCGAATACACCCCGACCTCACAAAATCCCGTTCGGGACAGTTGGAGCTGTACTGATCTGTATTCCTCCGACCATTTTGATCTGCGTGGTTTTGGCTCTTGCGTCCGTTAAAGTCATGATTGTGAGCCTCATAGCTGTTTCGATTGGTCTGGTGATGCACCCTGCTCTTAAGTATTGCGAGAAGAAAAGATGGATGAAATTTTCAGTAAGTTCTAATCTTCCTGATTTAGAAACAGAAGTTCATGATAATACTCAATCCTTGGTTCAATAG